The Kitasatospora setae KM-6054 genome contains a region encoding:
- a CDS encoding DinB family protein, with protein sequence MTDHHTEAAARDGSATAKRDLKLYLQDARDALVWKLAGLSEYDARRPLTPTGTNLLGLVKHLTGAEAVYFGAAFGRPFEGGPGLWVAGAAEPNADLWARPEEGREALLADYRRVWAHADATIDALPLSALGEVPWPPHDRLTLGRVLLHVVAETHRHAGHADLVRELVDGATGLRPDGSVLPEGDAAWWAGHRRRVEEAARAAARAAGERLPD encoded by the coding sequence ATGACGGATCATCACACGGAGGCGGCGGCGCGGGACGGATCCGCCACCGCCAAGCGGGACTTGAAGCTCTACCTGCAGGACGCCCGGGACGCGCTGGTGTGGAAGCTGGCGGGCCTGTCGGAGTACGACGCCCGCCGGCCGCTGACCCCGACCGGAACGAACCTGCTGGGCCTGGTCAAGCACCTGACCGGCGCGGAGGCGGTGTACTTCGGCGCCGCCTTCGGCCGGCCGTTCGAGGGTGGTCCGGGGCTGTGGGTGGCGGGCGCGGCCGAGCCGAACGCCGACCTGTGGGCGCGGCCGGAGGAGGGCCGGGAGGCACTGCTCGCCGACTACCGCCGGGTCTGGGCGCACGCGGACGCCACCATCGACGCGCTGCCGCTGTCGGCGCTCGGCGAGGTGCCGTGGCCGCCGCACGACCGGCTGACGCTGGGCCGGGTGCTGCTGCACGTGGTCGCGGAGACCCACCGGCACGCCGGCCACGCCGACCTGGTCCGCGAACTGGTGGACGGCGCGACCGGCCTGCGCCCGGACGGCTCGGTCCTCCCGGAGGGCGACGCCGCCTGGTGGGCGGGGCACCGCCGCCGGGTCGAGGAGGCCGCCCGCGCGGCGGCCCGCGCCGCGGGCGAGCGGCTGCCGGACTGA
- a CDS encoding MFS transporter — protein MPLALVALAVTAFAIGTTEFSAMGLLPQIAGDLDRTIPQTGWLISLYALGVVIGAPLLTAVAAKLPRKTVLIGLAGLFTLGNLLCALAPNFAFLAVARLITGLPHGAFFGAGAVAAAELVAPHLRARAVSVMFSGLTVANILGVPAATLLGQHLGWRAAMLVVVATGLLGAAAIARLVPRLPSHPGAGLRSELATFRSGQLWLALATVVFGCAGLFACYTYITPALTEVAGFAEGSVTWVLALFGVGMTLGNAIGGYAADRALRPSICAAFLAMTGALGLFAVTAHERWAAAATVVLIGLAGFATVPTVQTLVISKARTAPTLASATLQGAFNLANAMGAWLGGLAIDAGYGFTSPSLVGAGLSLIGFVIAALSWTADRRRELPVADHPAALERPVAAG, from the coding sequence ATGCCACTGGCGCTCGTCGCCCTCGCCGTGACCGCCTTCGCGATCGGCACCACCGAGTTCTCCGCGATGGGCCTGCTGCCGCAGATCGCCGGCGACCTGGACCGGACCATCCCGCAGACCGGCTGGCTGATCTCGCTGTACGCGCTGGGCGTGGTGATCGGGGCGCCGCTGCTCACCGCCGTCGCCGCGAAACTGCCGCGCAAGACCGTGCTGATCGGCCTGGCCGGCCTGTTCACCCTCGGCAACCTGCTGTGCGCCCTCGCCCCGAACTTCGCCTTCCTCGCCGTCGCCCGGCTGATCACCGGCCTGCCGCACGGCGCGTTCTTCGGCGCCGGGGCGGTCGCCGCCGCCGAACTGGTCGCCCCGCACCTGCGGGCCCGCGCCGTCTCGGTGATGTTCTCCGGCCTGACGGTCGCCAACATCCTCGGCGTGCCCGCCGCGACCCTGCTCGGCCAGCACCTCGGCTGGCGCGCCGCGATGCTCGTGGTGGTCGCCACCGGCCTGCTCGGCGCCGCCGCCATCGCCCGCCTCGTCCCGCGACTGCCCAGCCACCCCGGCGCCGGACTGCGCAGCGAACTCGCCACCTTCCGCAGCGGACAGCTCTGGCTCGCCCTGGCCACCGTCGTGTTCGGCTGCGCCGGACTGTTCGCCTGCTACACCTACATCACCCCCGCCCTCACCGAGGTGGCCGGCTTCGCCGAGGGCTCCGTCACCTGGGTGCTCGCCCTGTTCGGCGTCGGCATGACCCTCGGCAACGCGATCGGCGGCTACGCGGCCGACCGGGCGCTGCGCCCGTCGATCTGCGCCGCGTTCCTGGCGATGACCGGCGCGCTCGGCCTGTTCGCGGTCACCGCGCACGAGCGCTGGGCCGCCGCCGCGACGGTGGTGCTGATCGGCCTGGCCGGCTTCGCGACCGTCCCGACCGTGCAGACCCTGGTGATCAGCAAGGCCCGCACCGCCCCCACGCTCGCCTCCGCGACCTTGCAGGGCGCCTTCAACCTGGCCAACGCGATGGGCGCCTGGCTCGGCGGCCTGGCCATCGACGCCGGGTACGGCTTCACCTCGCCCTCGCTGGTCGGCGCGGGTCTGTCGCTGATCGGCTTCGTGATCGCCGCGCTCTCCTGGACGGCGGACCGCCGCCGCGAGCTGCCCGTCGCCGACCACCCGGCCGCGCTGGAGCGCCCGGTCGCGGCGGGCTGA
- a CDS encoding LacI family DNA-binding transcriptional regulator codes for MQRDAGTGNRRPTLEAVAAHAGVGRGTASRVINGSDKVSGKAREAVLRAVAELGYVPNNLARGLVRRRTDTVALVMAVSEDAVWDEPYFSVLVRGIKRGLAGTGLQLLLAIAQSQPEEEQLLRYLTAQHVDGVLLTSLRGDDPLPRRLEASGIPTVVIGAPTGYDPVHCVDVDNRDGARRAVRHLIGQGRRRIATVTGPQDTRAGVQRLQGFQDALAEAGLTPGPVAHGDFSADSGVLATADLLQLDPELDAVFAASDSMAIGAIRVLKEHGRRIPEDVAVIGFDDSPIAGHTDPPLTSVHQPLERMGREMTRMLIARINGEPVARPVVVFEPQLVVRDSA; via the coding sequence GTGCAGCGGGACGCGGGGACGGGGAACCGGCGGCCGACCCTGGAGGCGGTCGCCGCGCACGCGGGGGTCGGGCGCGGCACGGCCTCCCGGGTGATCAACGGGTCGGACAAGGTCAGCGGCAAGGCCCGGGAGGCCGTGCTCCGGGCGGTCGCCGAACTCGGCTACGTGCCCAACAACCTGGCCCGCGGCCTGGTCCGGCGGCGCACCGACACCGTCGCCCTGGTGATGGCCGTCTCCGAGGACGCGGTCTGGGACGAGCCCTACTTCTCCGTCCTGGTGCGCGGCATCAAGCGCGGCCTCGCCGGCACCGGCCTGCAACTGCTGCTCGCCATCGCGCAGTCGCAGCCCGAGGAGGAGCAGCTGCTGCGCTACCTGACGGCCCAGCACGTCGACGGCGTCCTGCTGACCTCGCTGCGCGGCGACGACCCGCTGCCCCGCCGGCTGGAGGCCAGCGGCATCCCCACCGTGGTGATCGGCGCGCCCACCGGCTACGACCCCGTCCACTGCGTCGACGTCGACAACCGCGACGGCGCCCGCCGCGCCGTCCGCCACCTGATCGGCCAGGGCCGGCGGCGGATCGCCACCGTCACCGGCCCGCAGGACACCAGGGCGGGCGTGCAGCGGCTCCAGGGCTTCCAGGACGCCCTCGCCGAAGCCGGACTGACGCCCGGTCCGGTCGCCCACGGCGACTTCTCCGCCGACTCCGGCGTCCTCGCCACGGCCGACCTGCTCCAGCTCGACCCGGAGCTCGACGCCGTCTTCGCGGCCTCCGACAGCATGGCGATCGGCGCCATCCGGGTCCTGAAGGAGCACGGCCGCCGGATCCCCGAGGACGTGGCCGTGATCGGCTTCGACGACTCGCCGATCGCCGGCCACACCGACCCGCCGCTCACCTCCGTCCACCAGCCGCTGGAACGGATGGGCCGCGAGATGACCCGGATGCTGATCGCCCGGATCAACGGCGAACCGGTGGCCCGCCCGGTGGTCGTCTTCGAACCGCAGCTGGTGGTGCGGGACTCGGCCTGA
- a CDS encoding FUSC family protein, translated as MPWAATVRGAAGMAVPLGLAVAAGRPAEGVLAGLGAMFAGVNDRPAGRRTGTLQQALPALAGALGLLIGAAGGWWAVPLLGAVGLLGGAISVTGPIASAAAVQLVVLTVLGCGMPVPLPGWAKAGCYLAGAGWLLLLRQLTTHPRPLHVERQAVADVFDALAEALAATGTDRAETARRRLTAALDRAGEQLRTDHDHTLRTRLAAASALCEASVALLRDARPLPARLAAGPRRLAAAVRADRLPGPLPVPAAESPATAAFDRAVLHAALAFGERSAPLPDGRGHGRGHEVRPLLAAARRRLARWVLGVRGRGPAGRGLRPWGRAGRAYGLRVGVCVAASAALALGLRAGHWYWLPVTAAFLVKPDLGPLFSRVVNRFAGTVAGVLLVGALAPVLPGAWWPVAAVAATGALIPVAQRHFAAQTAVVTVTVLAFVTAGGDPGAAPGRLADTALACALVLLVGHLPGLADTRARVGQRAAHALRHTQRYLDHVLRSEPAGPAGTAAHRAELRRTAYRTLAQARAAAETAAAELRPGGPAGPDWLRLTVHAERLADAATAYAVERDHGAPAPTTPAARTLTRTLAAAADALDRPGPVPAVSLEGAGLPPELDGVAAEVRRIRVLATG; from the coding sequence GTGCCCTGGGCGGCGACCGTCCGCGGCGCCGCCGGGATGGCGGTGCCGCTCGGCCTCGCGGTCGCCGCCGGACGGCCCGCCGAGGGCGTGCTGGCCGGGCTCGGCGCGATGTTCGCGGGCGTCAACGACCGCCCCGCCGGACGGCGCACCGGCACCCTGCAGCAGGCGCTGCCCGCGCTGGCCGGCGCCCTCGGCCTGCTGATCGGCGCCGCCGGCGGCTGGTGGGCGGTCCCGCTGCTCGGCGCGGTCGGCCTGCTCGGCGGCGCGATCAGCGTCACCGGGCCGATCGCCTCCGCGGCCGCCGTCCAACTCGTGGTGCTCACCGTGCTCGGCTGCGGCATGCCCGTCCCGCTGCCCGGCTGGGCCAAGGCCGGCTGCTACCTGGCCGGCGCCGGATGGCTCCTGCTGCTCCGCCAACTCACCACCCACCCAAGGCCGTTGCACGTCGAACGGCAGGCCGTCGCGGACGTCTTCGACGCCCTCGCCGAAGCCCTCGCCGCCACCGGCACCGACCGCGCCGAGACCGCCCGCCGCCGCCTCACCGCCGCCCTCGACCGGGCCGGCGAACAGCTCCGCACCGACCACGACCACACCCTGCGCACCCGGCTCGCCGCCGCCTCCGCCCTCTGCGAGGCGAGCGTCGCCCTGCTCCGCGACGCCCGCCCGCTGCCCGCCCGGCTCGCCGCCGGCCCCCGCCGACTGGCCGCCGCCGTCCGCGCCGACCGGCTGCCCGGACCGCTGCCGGTGCCCGCCGCCGAGAGCCCCGCCACGGCGGCCTTCGACCGCGCCGTCCTGCACGCGGCCCTCGCCTTCGGCGAGCGGTCGGCACCCCTGCCGGACGGGCGGGGACACGGCCGCGGCCACGAGGTGCGACCGCTGCTGGCGGCCGCGCGGCGGCGGCTCGCCCGCTGGGTGCTGGGGGTGCGCGGCCGGGGCCCGGCCGGGCGCGGGCTGCGGCCGTGGGGACGGGCCGGACGGGCCTACGGGCTGCGGGTGGGGGTGTGCGTGGCGGCCAGCGCGGCACTCGCGCTGGGGCTGCGGGCCGGGCACTGGTACTGGCTGCCCGTCACCGCCGCGTTCCTGGTCAAGCCCGACCTGGGGCCGCTGTTCTCCCGGGTGGTCAACCGGTTCGCCGGGACGGTCGCCGGGGTGCTGCTGGTCGGCGCGCTCGCGCCCGTCCTGCCCGGGGCGTGGTGGCCGGTCGCCGCGGTCGCCGCGACCGGGGCGCTGATACCCGTCGCCCAGCGGCACTTCGCCGCGCAGACCGCCGTCGTCACCGTCACCGTGCTGGCGTTCGTCACCGCCGGCGGCGACCCGGGCGCCGCGCCCGGACGGCTCGCCGACACCGCGCTGGCCTGCGCGCTGGTCCTGCTGGTGGGCCACCTGCCCGGACTCGCCGACACCCGGGCCCGGGTCGGCCAGCGCGCCGCGCACGCCCTGCGGCACACCCAGCGCTACCTCGACCACGTCCTGCGCAGCGAACCCGCCGGGCCCGCCGGGACGGCCGCGCACCGCGCCGAACTGCGCCGCACCGCCTACCGCACCCTCGCGCAGGCCCGCGCCGCCGCCGAGACCGCCGCCGCCGAACTCCGCCCCGGCGGCCCGGCCGGACCCGACTGGCTGCGGCTGACCGTGCACGCCGAACGCCTCGCCGACGCCGCCACCGCGTACGCCGTCGAACGCGACCACGGCGCCCCCGCCCCCACCACCCCCGCCGCCCGCACCCTCACCCGCACCCTGGCCGCCGCTGCCGACGCCCTCGACCGCCCCGGGCCGGTCCCGGCGGTGTCGCTTGAGGGTGCCGGGCTGCCGCCGGAGCTGGACGGGGTGGCCGCCGAGGTGCGGCGGATCCGGGTGCTGGCGACGGGCTGA
- a CDS encoding acylphosphatase yields MVSGTVQGVFFRDSCRRAAAEAGVAGWVRNLPDGRVEAVVEGDPDAVEQVVGWLRHGPSRAVVEGVEVIEEQPEGLLVFAVTT; encoded by the coding sequence TTGGTCTCAGGCACGGTGCAGGGCGTCTTCTTCCGCGACTCCTGCCGCCGGGCGGCGGCCGAGGCGGGCGTCGCGGGCTGGGTGCGCAACCTGCCGGACGGCCGGGTCGAGGCGGTCGTCGAGGGCGACCCGGACGCGGTGGAGCAGGTGGTCGGCTGGCTTCGGCACGGCCCGTCCCGCGCGGTGGTCGAGGGCGTCGAGGTGATCGAGGAGCAGCCGGAGGGGCTGCTGGTCTTCGCCGTCACCACCTGA
- a CDS encoding GNAT family N-acetyltransferase yields the protein MSTSPPPVPSAPPAPVLRPGDVPERLDAEGLVLRRFRAEEAGVRYAAITASFAHLHRWMGWAARLPSEREHAQRFARALAWPDAGGSYSFGVFAADDRALLGMAGLHDNLGGGAVEIGYWCHADHLGRGVATRAARALTGLLTGLPTVRRVEIHCDEANLRSAAVARRLGYRLDRIEPDGVRAPAESGRGMVWVADGPTGPA from the coding sequence ATGAGCACCTCCCCTCCCCCCGTCCCCTCCGCTCCCCCCGCTCCCGTCCTCCGGCCGGGCGACGTCCCGGAGCGCCTGGACGCCGAGGGGCTGGTGCTGCGCCGGTTCCGGGCCGAGGAGGCGGGGGTGCGGTACGCGGCGATCACGGCCTCGTTCGCGCACCTGCACCGGTGGATGGGGTGGGCGGCGCGGCTGCCGTCCGAGCGGGAGCACGCGCAGCGGTTCGCCCGGGCGCTGGCTTGGCCGGACGCCGGGGGCAGCTACTCCTTCGGCGTCTTCGCGGCCGACGACCGGGCGCTGCTCGGCATGGCGGGGCTGCACGACAACCTGGGCGGCGGCGCGGTGGAGATCGGCTACTGGTGCCACGCCGACCACCTCGGTCGGGGCGTGGCGACCCGGGCGGCCCGGGCGCTGACCGGGCTGCTGACCGGCCTGCCGACCGTGCGGCGGGTCGAGATCCACTGCGACGAGGCCAATCTGCGCAGCGCGGCGGTGGCCCGCCGGCTCGGCTACCGGCTGGACCGGATCGAGCCGGACGGCGTCCGGGCCCCGGCGGAGTCCGGCCGCGGCATGGTCTGGGTGGCGGACGGGCCCACCGGACCGGCCTGA
- a CDS encoding aminotransferase class IV — MLNVEINGRPAGVEDVHRMTTWNYGHFTSLQVRAGAVRGLDLHLRRLADASRELFGDLLGTAPDADPDAAGDDGARIRALVRRALAGRADASVRVSVVPSAGSPTRTDLVVSVSDPVPDLPRPALRVRTAVYERELPHLKHAATLGLTHQALPARRAGYDDVLFVGRDGLVREGSTWNAAFWDGERVHWPAAPVLPGVTMQLLRAALTATGVPWSVTPLPVTGLPALRAAAAVNSHCPAQPLAAVDGTALADPELAALLTTAWATVPWQPL, encoded by the coding sequence ATGCTGAACGTGGAGATCAACGGACGGCCCGCAGGCGTCGAGGACGTCCACCGGATGACGACCTGGAACTACGGGCACTTCACCTCGCTCCAGGTCCGCGCCGGCGCCGTCCGCGGCCTGGACCTGCACCTGCGGCGGCTGGCCGACGCCTCGCGCGAACTGTTCGGCGACCTCCTCGGGACGGCCCCGGACGCGGATCCGGACGCGGCCGGGGACGACGGCGCCCGGATCCGCGCGCTGGTCCGCCGGGCGCTGGCCGGCCGGGCCGACGCCTCGGTCCGGGTGAGCGTCGTCCCGTCCGCCGGATCGCCGACCCGGACGGACCTGGTGGTCTCGGTCTCCGACCCCGTCCCCGACCTGCCCCGGCCCGCGCTGCGGGTCCGCACGGCGGTGTACGAGCGCGAACTGCCGCACCTGAAGCACGCCGCGACGCTCGGACTCACCCACCAGGCGCTGCCGGCCCGGCGGGCCGGCTACGACGACGTCCTGTTCGTCGGCCGGGACGGGCTGGTCCGCGAGGGCTCCACCTGGAACGCGGCGTTCTGGGACGGCGAACGGGTGCACTGGCCGGCCGCGCCCGTCCTGCCCGGCGTCACCATGCAACTGCTGCGGGCCGCGCTGACCGCCACCGGCGTCCCCTGGTCCGTCACCCCGCTGCCCGTCACCGGCCTGCCCGCGCTGCGGGCCGCCGCCGCCGTCAACTCGCACTGCCCGGCCCAGCCGCTGGCCGCCGTCGACGGCACCGCGCTCGCCGACCCCGAACTCGCCGCCCTGCTCACCACCGCCTGGGCCACCGTCCCCTGGCAACCCCTCTGA
- a CDS encoding alpha-ketoglutarate-dependent dioxygenase AlkB family protein: protein MDGVRTHHLPSGRDLFAELAAATRWEEVGPGRRAAVLVRPGADGRVPLVRTTARYAQPAQRFRPVHARLADRIRELAGPGEEFDNALAEVYTRAYTRMGAHSDLALDLAEGSSIAVFSCYRNGGAGATRTLVLEPKEGQPGERTAVPLVQHGVVVFSVEANRRMRHRILLEPPARAADDEWLGVTYRTSRTRLRHRDGRAHLPHGELTAATEEQQREFHRLRRRENAEPDFRYPPLSYTVSASDLLPPV from the coding sequence GTGGACGGCGTCCGCACCCACCACCTGCCGTCCGGCCGGGACCTGTTCGCCGAACTCGCCGCCGCCACCCGCTGGGAGGAGGTCGGCCCGGGCCGCCGGGCCGCCGTGCTGGTCCGGCCGGGGGCGGACGGGCGGGTGCCGCTGGTGCGCACCACCGCCCGGTACGCGCAACCGGCGCAGCGCTTCCGGCCGGTACACGCCCGGCTGGCCGACCGGATCCGCGAACTCGCGGGCCCCGGCGAGGAGTTCGACAACGCGCTGGCCGAGGTCTACACCCGCGCCTACACCCGGATGGGCGCGCACTCCGACCTGGCGCTCGACCTGGCCGAGGGCTCGTCCATCGCCGTCTTCTCCTGCTACCGGAACGGAGGCGCCGGGGCCACCAGGACGCTGGTCCTCGAACCGAAGGAGGGGCAGCCGGGGGAGCGGACGGCCGTCCCGCTGGTCCAGCACGGCGTGGTGGTGTTCTCGGTCGAGGCCAACCGGCGGATGCGGCACCGGATCCTGCTGGAGCCGCCCGCCCGGGCGGCCGACGACGAGTGGCTCGGGGTGACCTACCGGACCTCCCGCACCCGGCTGCGCCACCGCGACGGCCGGGCGCACCTCCCGCACGGCGAACTGACCGCCGCCACCGAGGAGCAGCAGCGCGAGTTCCACCGGCTGCGGCGCCGGGAGAACGCGGAACCGGACTTCCGCTACCCGCCGCTGTCCTACACCGTCAGCGCGAGCGACCTGCTGCCGCCGGTCTGA
- a CDS encoding MFS transporter: MRGFRLLVLGQAASEFGNAFQAVALPMLVYSLGGGTGQLSAVVSAFGIGRLAAAPLGGICADRWGARRVMLAADLGRLAATAALAVAALRHLDDLLLIGTLTCLVGLGAGLFLPASWAVVPDLLPADDLQAGNALSSTVNHTAGLLGPPLAGAVLLWLDPGTGLVVDAATFAVSALTLLLIGRTGERTREDPGADRATGFLALLRGSRMLRGLLAVTVVTNLTVGGMTRIGLPALATGDFAAGAVGFGALLAAFTGGCLLGGPIAAALDGVRHRGRTAGLAALLMGLAVALVPFAGLPGALVALLVAGVACTVNNVLLITGVQHRTPPALLARVMAALTFCALCAFPLSALAVGAVVTAFGTPGVFVVTGLTMLAATGITFTVREVREM, translated from the coding sequence GTGCGCGGCTTCCGGCTGCTGGTGCTCGGCCAGGCCGCCTCCGAGTTCGGCAACGCCTTCCAGGCCGTCGCGCTGCCGATGCTGGTCTACTCCCTCGGCGGCGGCACCGGGCAACTGAGCGCCGTGGTCTCCGCGTTCGGGATCGGCCGGCTCGCCGCCGCACCGCTCGGCGGGATCTGCGCCGACCGCTGGGGCGCCCGGCGGGTGATGCTCGCCGCCGACCTCGGCCGACTGGCCGCCACCGCCGCGCTCGCCGTCGCCGCCCTGCGGCACCTGGACGACCTGCTGCTGATCGGCACGCTCACCTGCCTGGTCGGCCTCGGCGCCGGACTCTTCCTGCCCGCCTCCTGGGCGGTCGTCCCCGACCTGCTGCCCGCCGACGACCTCCAGGCCGGCAACGCGCTCAGCAGCACCGTCAACCACACCGCCGGACTGCTCGGACCGCCGCTCGCCGGAGCCGTCCTGCTCTGGCTCGACCCCGGCACCGGACTCGTGGTCGACGCCGCCACCTTCGCGGTCTCCGCGCTCACCCTGCTGCTGATCGGCCGGACCGGGGAACGGACGCGCGAGGACCCCGGCGCGGACCGGGCGACCGGATTCCTCGCCCTGCTGCGCGGCTCCCGGATGCTGCGCGGCCTGCTGGCCGTCACCGTCGTCACCAACCTCACCGTCGGCGGCATGACCCGGATCGGCCTGCCCGCCCTGGCCACCGGCGACTTCGCGGCCGGCGCGGTCGGATTCGGCGCGCTGCTCGCCGCGTTCACCGGCGGCTGCCTGCTCGGCGGCCCGATCGCCGCCGCCCTCGACGGAGTCCGCCACCGCGGCCGGACGGCCGGACTGGCCGCCCTGCTGATGGGCCTGGCGGTGGCGCTCGTCCCGTTCGCCGGACTCCCCGGGGCCCTGGTCGCGCTGCTGGTCGCCGGCGTCGCCTGCACCGTCAACAACGTGCTGCTGATCACCGGCGTCCAGCACCGCACCCCGCCCGCGCTGCTGGCCCGGGTGATGGCCGCGCTCACCTTCTGCGCGCTGTGCGCCTTCCCGCTGTCGGCGCTGGCCGTCGGCGCGGTCGTCACGGCCTTCGGCACCCCCGGCGTCTTCGTCGTCACCGGCCTCACCATGCTGGCCGCCACCGGCATCACCTTCACCGTCCGGGAGGTCCGCGAGATGTGA
- a CDS encoding alkene reductase codes for MSKAFEPYELGGKRLANRLVMAPMTRARAYGAGQTTTPLMAEYYAQRASAGLIITEAAQPSVIGQGYPDTPGIHTAEQSEAWRQVTDAVHAAGGVVFLQIMHVGRAGHVSIAGLQPVGPSAVTAVGQVYTAAGPQERDVPRELTDDEVHATVADFAAAARHAIAAGFDGVEIHGANGYLVHQFLAPNSNLRTDAWGGSPEARIRFAVETARAVAEAVGGDKVGFRLSPGNPLNDIDESDAAETEATYTALVEALAPLGLAYLHQMEAAGQRELTDKLRKSWPGTYILNPFTGEAPTGPDELALIEDGTTDLLAYGAMFLANPDLPARLAQGGPYNAPDFATLFGGDGKGLTDYPTLAEAGA; via the coding sequence ATGTCGAAGGCCTTCGAGCCCTACGAGCTGGGCGGCAAGCGCCTGGCCAACCGTCTGGTGATGGCGCCGATGACCCGCGCCCGCGCCTACGGTGCCGGTCAGACGACGACTCCGTTGATGGCGGAGTACTACGCGCAGCGCGCTTCGGCCGGCCTGATCATCACCGAGGCGGCCCAGCCGTCCGTGATCGGCCAGGGCTACCCCGACACCCCGGGCATCCACACCGCCGAGCAGTCCGAGGCGTGGCGCCAGGTGACCGACGCGGTGCACGCGGCGGGCGGCGTGGTCTTCCTGCAGATCATGCACGTCGGCCGGGCCGGGCACGTGTCGATCGCCGGCCTGCAGCCGGTCGGCCCGTCCGCGGTCACCGCCGTCGGCCAGGTCTACACCGCCGCCGGCCCGCAGGAGCGGGACGTGCCGCGCGAGTTGACCGACGACGAGGTCCACGCCACCGTCGCCGACTTCGCCGCCGCCGCCCGGCACGCGATCGCGGCCGGCTTCGACGGCGTCGAGATCCACGGCGCCAACGGCTACCTGGTGCACCAGTTCCTGGCGCCGAACAGCAACCTGCGCACCGACGCGTGGGGCGGCAGCCCCGAGGCGCGGATCCGGTTCGCGGTGGAGACCGCCCGCGCCGTGGCCGAGGCCGTCGGCGGGGACAAGGTCGGCTTCCGCCTCTCGCCGGGCAACCCGCTCAACGACATCGACGAGTCGGACGCCGCCGAGACCGAGGCCACCTACACCGCGCTGGTCGAGGCCCTCGCGCCGCTGGGCCTGGCCTACCTGCACCAGATGGAGGCCGCCGGGCAGCGCGAGCTGACCGACAAGCTCCGCAAGAGCTGGCCGGGCACCTACATCCTCAACCCGTTCACCGGCGAGGCCCCCACCGGCCCGGACGAGCTCGCCCTGATCGAGGACGGCACCACCGACCTGCTCGCCTACGGCGCGATGTTCCTCGCCAACCCCGACCTGCCGGCCCGCCTCGCCCAGGGCGGCCCCTACAACGCGCCCGACTTCGCCACCCTGTTCGGCGGCGACGGCAAGGGCCTGACCGACTACCCCACGCTCGCGGAGGCCGGCGCCTGA
- a CDS encoding cytidine deaminase, producing the protein MPIDRVLVDAAIDLTRRCFPGQDRGGAAALRLDDGTVLTSAAPRAVNGAVQLCHETGALCEAFKLGRRVTASVCVTAADGDRGFWVLAPCGVCQERLFEHGPDVEVGVPRPEDPRRWRTLRLRDVQPHWFARVFPEDGIWPYEGEE; encoded by the coding sequence ATGCCCATCGACCGCGTCCTGGTGGACGCCGCGATCGACCTCACCCGGCGCTGCTTCCCCGGCCAGGACCGGGGCGGCGCGGCCGCGCTGCGCCTGGACGACGGCACCGTCCTCACCAGCGCCGCGCCCCGCGCCGTCAACGGCGCCGTGCAGCTGTGCCACGAGACCGGCGCGCTCTGCGAGGCGTTCAAGCTCGGCCGCCGGGTCACCGCCTCGGTCTGCGTCACCGCCGCCGACGGCGACCGCGGCTTCTGGGTGCTCGCCCCCTGCGGCGTCTGCCAGGAGCGGCTGTTCGAGCACGGCCCGGACGTCGAGGTCGGCGTCCCCCGGCCGGAGGACCCGCGCCGCTGGCGCACCCTGCGGCTGCGGGACGTCCAACCGCACTGGTTCGCCCGGGTGTTCCCCGAGGACGGCATCTGGCCGTACGAAGGCGAGGAGTGA